A window from Theobroma cacao cultivar B97-61/B2 chromosome 3, Criollo_cocoa_genome_V2, whole genome shotgun sequence encodes these proteins:
- the LOC18606966 gene encoding alpha-glucosidase 2 isoform X1 — protein MDISVDLSSRIRSGGALELCYCHYLCNRPRYSPPPSRREVLYRGCHAERSYNKLLSGRKLMSKMASSEVKEAASDSTAGKMIFEPILEDGVFRFDCSANDRDAAYPSLSFMNSNDRDVPIMSNKVPLYIPSFEFLLGQQLVKLELPVGTSFYGTGEVSGQLERTGKKVFTWNTDAWGYGPGTTSLYQSHPWVLAVLPNGEALGILADTTRRCEIDLRIKCRIQFNAPASFPVITFGPFPSPSAVLTSLSHAIGTVFMPPKWSLGYHQCRWSYDSEERVLEVARKFREKGIPCDVIWMDIDYMDGFRCFTFDKERFPDPKSLVKDLHHIGFKAIWMLDPGIKHEKGYFVYDSGTEHDAWIQEANGMYFVGDVWPGPCVFPDFTQSKIRSWWANLVRDFISNGVDGIWNDMNEPAIFKAVTKTMPESNIHRGDNELGGHQSHAHYHNAYGMLMARSTYEGMELADKRKRPFVLTRAGFIGSQRYAAMWTGDNLSNWEHLHMSISMVLQLGLSGQPLSGPDIGGFAGNATPKLFGRWMGFGAMFPFCRGHSETDTINHEPWSFGEECEDVCRLALRRRYRLIPHIYTLFYMAHTRGTPVATPAFFADPKDPNLRTLESCFLLGPLLVYASTMPDLGSDKLQLLLPKGIWLSFDFDDSHPDLPALYLQGGSIIPVGPPLQHIGESNPSDDLTLILALDNYGKAEGVLFEDDGDGYGFTKGEYLLTHYVAELKSSVITVRISETKGVWKRPNRRLHVQLLIGEGAMLDAWGIDGEVLQIEMPSETEVSKLISTRKVHNKMHLESVKLIPNVEDVSGHKGGELSRTPIELENGDWSLQIVPWIGGRIISMVHVPSGRQWLHSRVEINGYEEYGGTEYRSAGCSEEYHVIQRDVEHAVEEESVLLEGDIGGGLILQRQITIPKDNPKVFRVESSILARKVGSGSGGFSRLVCLRVHPTFSLLHPTESFVAFTSIDGSKQEVWPESGEQLYEGNLLPNGEWMLVDKCLGLGLINRFNVRDVYKCLIHWGTGTVNLELWSEDRPVSKQSPLRVFHEYEVMEIP, from the exons ATGGATATATCGGTAGACCTGAGCAGCAGAATCAGGAGCGGAGGGGCCTTGGAATTATGTTATTGTCACTACTTATGTAATCGTCCTCGTTATTCTCCACCACCATCAAGAAGAGAAGTTCTCTACAG AGGCTGCCATGCAGAAAGGAGTTACAATAAGCTACTTAGTGGGAGAAAGCTAATGTCTAAAATGGCTAGTTCTGAAGTGAAGGAAGCAGCATCAGACTCCACTGCTGGGAAAATGATATTTGAGCCCATCTTGGAGGATGGAGTTTTCCGGTTTGATTGCTCTGCAAACGATAGAGATGCAGCATATCCAAGTCTTTCATTTATGAATAGCAACGACAGGGATGTACCAATCATGAGTAACAAGGTTCCTTTGTATATCCCTTCTTTTGAGTTCCTTTTGGGACAGCAGCTTGTCAAACTTGAG CTTCCTGTTGGTACCTCATTTTATGGAACTGGAGAAGTTAGCGGGCAGCTAGAGCGAACAGGAAAAAAA GTTTTTACATGGAACACAGATGCATGGGGTTATGGTCCTGGAACTACATCCTTGTACCAATCACATCCTTGGGTGCTGGCTGTTCTTCCAAATGGGGAGGCATTGGGAATTCTAGCTGACACGACAAGGCGCTGTGAG ATTGATCTAAGGATCAAATGCAGAATTCAGTTTAATGCTCCAGCCTCATTTCCTGTTATTACATTTGGTCCATTTCCTTCACCCAGTGCAGTTTTGACATCTTTATCTCATGCAATTG GAACTGTTTTTATGCCTCCAAAATGGTCTTTAGGCTATCACCAATGCCGTTGGAGCTATGACTCTGAGGAGAGAGTTCTTGAG GTTGCAAGAAAGTTTCGGGAGAAGGGTATACCTTGTGACGTGATATGGATGGATATCGATTACATGGATGGCTTTCGTTGTTTCACTTTTGACAAG GAGCGTTTCCCAGATCCAAAGTCTTTGGTGAAAGATCTCCACCATATTGGTTTCAAGGCAATATGGATGCTTGACCCAGGGATTAAACATGAAAAGGGTTACTTTGTTTATGATAGTGGGACTGAACATGATGCTTGGATACAGGAAGCAAATGGGATGTATTTTGTTG GGGATGTGTGGCCAGGGCCTTGTGTTTTTCCTGATTTTACACAGTCAAAAATTCGTTCTTGGTGGGCGAATTTAGTTAGAGATTTCATTTCTAATGGTGTCGATGGTATATGGAATGATATGAATGAGCCAGCTATTTTTAAG GCTGTAACAAAAACAATGCCTGAGAGCAACATTCACCGGGGTGATAATGAACTTGGTGGTCATCAAAGTCATGCACACTATCACAAT GCATATGGGATGCTAATGGCAAGATCAACTTATGAAGGGATGGAACTAGCTGATAAAAGAAAGCGCCCCTTTGTTCTAACCAGAGCTGGATTTATTGGGAGTCAAAGGTATGCTGCAATGTGGACAGGAGATAACCTTTCCAATTGGGAGCACCTTCACATGTCCATCTCCATGGTACTTCAATTG GGCCTAAGTGGTCAGCCCCTATCAGGACCTGATATTGGTGGGTTTGCTGGAAATGCAACACCCAAACTTTTTGGACGTTGGATGGGCTTTGGTGCTATGTTTCCATTCTGTCGTGGGCACTCAGAGACTGACACCATTAACCATGAACCATGGTCATTTGGTGAAGAG TGTGAAGATGTGTGTCGCCTTGCATTGAGAAGGCGTTATCGCCTCATACCACACATATACACTCTTTTTTATATGGCACATACTAGAGGTACTCCTGTGGCAACTCCTGCATTTTTTGCTG ATCCTAAAGATCCCAATTTGAGGACGCTTGAGAGTTGCTTCCTTTTGGGCCCACTTTTAGTCTATGCAAG cACGATGCCAGATCTGGGGTCTGATAAATTGCAGCTCTTGTTGCCTAAAGGAATTTGGTTGAGCTTTGATTTTGACGATTCGCATCCG GATTTACCAGCTTTATATTTGCAAGGTGGATCTATTATACCTGTGGGTCCTCCTCTTCAGCATATTGGTGAATCTAATCCATCAGATGATTTAACACTTATCCTAGCTTTAGACAATTATG GGAAAGCTGAAGGTGTTCTCTTTGAAGATGATGGTGATGGATATGGATTTACTAAAGGTGAATATCTTTTAACTCACTATGTTGCGGAGCTTAAATCTTCAGTGATCACTGTCAGAATATCTGAGACTAAAGGAGTATGGAAGAGGCCAAACCGTCGTCTACATGTTCAACTCTTGATTGGTGAAGGTGCAATG CTTGATGCGTGGGGCATAGATGGAGAGGTTCTACAAATAGAAATGCCTTCTGAAACTGAGGTGTCTAAGCTGATATCTACTAGAAAAGTGCATAATAAAATGCATCTAG AAAGCGTTAAGCTTATTCCAAATGTGGAAGATGTTTCTGGACACAAGGGAGGAGAACTTTCAAGGACTCCGATTGAGCTGGAAAATGGTGATTGGTCACTGCAAATAGTACCCTGGATTGGGGGTAGAATTATTTCCATGGTTCATGTTCCCTCAG GAAGACAATGGCTTCATAGCAGGGTTGAAATTAATGGATATGAAGAGTATGGTGGTACTGAGTACCGGTCTGCTGGATGTTCTGAGGAATACCATGTCATCCA GAGAGATGTTGAGCATGCAGTAGAGGAGGAATCAGTTCTGTTAGAAGGTGATATTGGTGGTGGCTTAATCCTTCAGCGGCAGATAACCATACCCAAAGATAATCCAAAGGTTTTCCGGGTTGAATCTAGTATTTTGGCTCGCAAAGTTGGTTCTGGTTCTGGTGGATTTTCAAG GCTGGTTTGCTTGAGAGTTCAtccaactttctctctcttgcaCCCAACAGAAAGTTTTGTAGCATTTACCTCCATTGATGGCTCTAAGCAGGAAGTTTGGCCAGAATCTGGAGAACAACTTTATGAAGGGAATCTTCTGCCTAATG GTGAATGGATGCTCGTTGATAAATGTCTTGGTCTGGGGCTTATCAATCGATTTAATGTTCGTGATGTCTATAAGTGCCTCATCCACTGGGGAACAGGGACAGTAAACTTGGAGCTGTGGTCTGAAGACCGTCCTGTTTCTAAACAATCACCTCTTAGGGTATTTCACGAGTATGAGGTGATGGAAATCCCATAA
- the LOC18606966 gene encoding alpha-glucosidase 2 isoform X2: MSKMASSEVKEAASDSTAGKMIFEPILEDGVFRFDCSANDRDAAYPSLSFMNSNDRDVPIMSNKVPLYIPSFEFLLGQQLVKLELPVGTSFYGTGEVSGQLERTGKKVFTWNTDAWGYGPGTTSLYQSHPWVLAVLPNGEALGILADTTRRCEIDLRIKCRIQFNAPASFPVITFGPFPSPSAVLTSLSHAIGTVFMPPKWSLGYHQCRWSYDSEERVLEVARKFREKGIPCDVIWMDIDYMDGFRCFTFDKERFPDPKSLVKDLHHIGFKAIWMLDPGIKHEKGYFVYDSGTEHDAWIQEANGMYFVGDVWPGPCVFPDFTQSKIRSWWANLVRDFISNGVDGIWNDMNEPAIFKAVTKTMPESNIHRGDNELGGHQSHAHYHNAYGMLMARSTYEGMELADKRKRPFVLTRAGFIGSQRYAAMWTGDNLSNWEHLHMSISMVLQLGLSGQPLSGPDIGGFAGNATPKLFGRWMGFGAMFPFCRGHSETDTINHEPWSFGEECEDVCRLALRRRYRLIPHIYTLFYMAHTRGTPVATPAFFADPKDPNLRTLESCFLLGPLLVYASTMPDLGSDKLQLLLPKGIWLSFDFDDSHPDLPALYLQGGSIIPVGPPLQHIGESNPSDDLTLILALDNYGKAEGVLFEDDGDGYGFTKGEYLLTHYVAELKSSVITVRISETKGVWKRPNRRLHVQLLIGEGAMLDAWGIDGEVLQIEMPSETEVSKLISTRKVHNKMHLESVKLIPNVEDVSGHKGGELSRTPIELENGDWSLQIVPWIGGRIISMVHVPSGRQWLHSRVEINGYEEYGGTEYRSAGCSEEYHVIQRDVEHAVEEESVLLEGDIGGGLILQRQITIPKDNPKVFRVESSILARKVGSGSGGFSRLVCLRVHPTFSLLHPTESFVAFTSIDGSKQEVWPESGEQLYEGNLLPNGEWMLVDKCLGLGLINRFNVRDVYKCLIHWGTGTVNLELWSEDRPVSKQSPLRVFHEYEVMEIP, from the exons ATGTCTAAAATGGCTAGTTCTGAAGTGAAGGAAGCAGCATCAGACTCCACTGCTGGGAAAATGATATTTGAGCCCATCTTGGAGGATGGAGTTTTCCGGTTTGATTGCTCTGCAAACGATAGAGATGCAGCATATCCAAGTCTTTCATTTATGAATAGCAACGACAGGGATGTACCAATCATGAGTAACAAGGTTCCTTTGTATATCCCTTCTTTTGAGTTCCTTTTGGGACAGCAGCTTGTCAAACTTGAG CTTCCTGTTGGTACCTCATTTTATGGAACTGGAGAAGTTAGCGGGCAGCTAGAGCGAACAGGAAAAAAA GTTTTTACATGGAACACAGATGCATGGGGTTATGGTCCTGGAACTACATCCTTGTACCAATCACATCCTTGGGTGCTGGCTGTTCTTCCAAATGGGGAGGCATTGGGAATTCTAGCTGACACGACAAGGCGCTGTGAG ATTGATCTAAGGATCAAATGCAGAATTCAGTTTAATGCTCCAGCCTCATTTCCTGTTATTACATTTGGTCCATTTCCTTCACCCAGTGCAGTTTTGACATCTTTATCTCATGCAATTG GAACTGTTTTTATGCCTCCAAAATGGTCTTTAGGCTATCACCAATGCCGTTGGAGCTATGACTCTGAGGAGAGAGTTCTTGAG GTTGCAAGAAAGTTTCGGGAGAAGGGTATACCTTGTGACGTGATATGGATGGATATCGATTACATGGATGGCTTTCGTTGTTTCACTTTTGACAAG GAGCGTTTCCCAGATCCAAAGTCTTTGGTGAAAGATCTCCACCATATTGGTTTCAAGGCAATATGGATGCTTGACCCAGGGATTAAACATGAAAAGGGTTACTTTGTTTATGATAGTGGGACTGAACATGATGCTTGGATACAGGAAGCAAATGGGATGTATTTTGTTG GGGATGTGTGGCCAGGGCCTTGTGTTTTTCCTGATTTTACACAGTCAAAAATTCGTTCTTGGTGGGCGAATTTAGTTAGAGATTTCATTTCTAATGGTGTCGATGGTATATGGAATGATATGAATGAGCCAGCTATTTTTAAG GCTGTAACAAAAACAATGCCTGAGAGCAACATTCACCGGGGTGATAATGAACTTGGTGGTCATCAAAGTCATGCACACTATCACAAT GCATATGGGATGCTAATGGCAAGATCAACTTATGAAGGGATGGAACTAGCTGATAAAAGAAAGCGCCCCTTTGTTCTAACCAGAGCTGGATTTATTGGGAGTCAAAGGTATGCTGCAATGTGGACAGGAGATAACCTTTCCAATTGGGAGCACCTTCACATGTCCATCTCCATGGTACTTCAATTG GGCCTAAGTGGTCAGCCCCTATCAGGACCTGATATTGGTGGGTTTGCTGGAAATGCAACACCCAAACTTTTTGGACGTTGGATGGGCTTTGGTGCTATGTTTCCATTCTGTCGTGGGCACTCAGAGACTGACACCATTAACCATGAACCATGGTCATTTGGTGAAGAG TGTGAAGATGTGTGTCGCCTTGCATTGAGAAGGCGTTATCGCCTCATACCACACATATACACTCTTTTTTATATGGCACATACTAGAGGTACTCCTGTGGCAACTCCTGCATTTTTTGCTG ATCCTAAAGATCCCAATTTGAGGACGCTTGAGAGTTGCTTCCTTTTGGGCCCACTTTTAGTCTATGCAAG cACGATGCCAGATCTGGGGTCTGATAAATTGCAGCTCTTGTTGCCTAAAGGAATTTGGTTGAGCTTTGATTTTGACGATTCGCATCCG GATTTACCAGCTTTATATTTGCAAGGTGGATCTATTATACCTGTGGGTCCTCCTCTTCAGCATATTGGTGAATCTAATCCATCAGATGATTTAACACTTATCCTAGCTTTAGACAATTATG GGAAAGCTGAAGGTGTTCTCTTTGAAGATGATGGTGATGGATATGGATTTACTAAAGGTGAATATCTTTTAACTCACTATGTTGCGGAGCTTAAATCTTCAGTGATCACTGTCAGAATATCTGAGACTAAAGGAGTATGGAAGAGGCCAAACCGTCGTCTACATGTTCAACTCTTGATTGGTGAAGGTGCAATG CTTGATGCGTGGGGCATAGATGGAGAGGTTCTACAAATAGAAATGCCTTCTGAAACTGAGGTGTCTAAGCTGATATCTACTAGAAAAGTGCATAATAAAATGCATCTAG AAAGCGTTAAGCTTATTCCAAATGTGGAAGATGTTTCTGGACACAAGGGAGGAGAACTTTCAAGGACTCCGATTGAGCTGGAAAATGGTGATTGGTCACTGCAAATAGTACCCTGGATTGGGGGTAGAATTATTTCCATGGTTCATGTTCCCTCAG GAAGACAATGGCTTCATAGCAGGGTTGAAATTAATGGATATGAAGAGTATGGTGGTACTGAGTACCGGTCTGCTGGATGTTCTGAGGAATACCATGTCATCCA GAGAGATGTTGAGCATGCAGTAGAGGAGGAATCAGTTCTGTTAGAAGGTGATATTGGTGGTGGCTTAATCCTTCAGCGGCAGATAACCATACCCAAAGATAATCCAAAGGTTTTCCGGGTTGAATCTAGTATTTTGGCTCGCAAAGTTGGTTCTGGTTCTGGTGGATTTTCAAG GCTGGTTTGCTTGAGAGTTCAtccaactttctctctcttgcaCCCAACAGAAAGTTTTGTAGCATTTACCTCCATTGATGGCTCTAAGCAGGAAGTTTGGCCAGAATCTGGAGAACAACTTTATGAAGGGAATCTTCTGCCTAATG GTGAATGGATGCTCGTTGATAAATGTCTTGGTCTGGGGCTTATCAATCGATTTAATGTTCGTGATGTCTATAAGTGCCTCATCCACTGGGGAACAGGGACAGTAAACTTGGAGCTGTGGTCTGAAGACCGTCCTGTTTCTAAACAATCACCTCTTAGGGTATTTCACGAGTATGAGGTGATGGAAATCCCATAA
- the LOC18606969 gene encoding uncharacterized protein LOC18606969 has protein sequence MGDQPLATLCPSFHNDMSHVHKFYNGDVWDIEKLNSCLPTSLVDEILQIPFDRSQEDVAYWALTSNGEFSFWSAWEAIRQRQTPNALFSFIWHRSIPLSISFFLWRVLNNWIPVELRMKDKGIHLASKCVCCRSEESLIHVLWENPVAKQVWFFFAKSFQIYVSKPNHISQIIWAWFFSGDYTRNGHIRILIPLFICWFLWLERNDAKHRHMGMYPDRVIWRIMKLLNQLYAGSLLKRWQWKGDTDIATMWGFKFPPKYYTSPQIIYWIKPSIGEYKLNVYGSSESNQNAAGGGVLRDHTGRLAFVFSENLGPRSSLHAELHALLRGLLLCKERNITNLWIEMDALVAVQMIQHSQKGSHDLRYLLESIRMCLRNFSYRISHIYREGNQAADFLSKKGQSHQSLCVTSEAQGELIGILKLDRLNLPYVRFR, from the coding sequence ATGGGTGACCAGCCTCTGGCAACTTTGTGTCCATCTTTTCACAATGATATGTCTCATgttcataaattttataatggCGATGTTTGGGATATTGAGAAACTGAATTCCTGTTTGCCTACGAGTTTAGTTGATGAGATACTGCAGATCCCTTTTGATAGATCACAGGAGGATGTTGCTTATTGGGCTCTAACTTCTAATGGTGAATTCTCATTTTGGAGTGCTTGGGAGGCAATTAGGCAAAGGCAAACCCCAAATGCtttgttttcctttatttGGCACAGGAGTATTCCTTTATCTATCTCCTTTTTCTTATGGAGAGTGTTGAATAATTGGATTCCGGTTGAGCTTCGGATGAAGGACAAAGGTATACATTTGGCTTCTAAATGTGTGTGTTGCAGATCTGAGGAATCTTTAATTCATGTCCTATGGGAGAATCCGGTTGCGAAACaggtttggtttttctttgcaaaaagttttcaaatctATGTCTCAAAACCTAATCATATTTCTCAAATCATATGGGCATGGTTTTTTTCTGGAGATTATACTAGAAATGGGCACATCCGCATTTTAATTCCACTTTTCATCTGCTGGTTTTTATGGCTTGAAAGGAATGATGCAAAACACAGACACATGGGAATGTATCCAGATAGAGTGATTTGGCGCATTATGAAACTGTTAAACCAGTTATATGCAGGTTCTCTATTAAAACGATGGCAGTGGAAGGGTGACACTGATATAGCTACTATGTGGGGTTTCAAATTTCCACCAAAATATTATACATCTCCCCAAATTATTTATTGGATTAAGCCCTCTATCGGCGAGTACAAGTTAAATGTATATGGCAGTTCCGAGAGCAACCAAAACGCAGCAGGTGGTGGGGTCCTCCGCGATCATACAGGTAGACTTGCATTCGTTTTTTCCGAAAATCTTGGACCTCGTTCTTCTTTGCACGCGGAGCTTCATGCTTTACTTCGAGGATTACTTTTATGCAAAGAACGGAATATCACCAATCTGTGGATAGAAATGGATGCACTGGTAGCGGTTCAGATGATTCAGCACTCTCAAAAAGGATCCCACGACTTAAGGTATTTGCTGGAATCTATTAGAATGTGTCTGCGTAATTTCTCTTACAGAATTTCCCACATCTATCGGGAAGGCAACCAAGCAGCGGATTTCCTATCAAAAAAAGGACAATCACATCAGAGTCTTTGTGTTACTTCTGAAGCTCAAGGTGAATTAATTGGAATCCTTAAATTAGATAGACTGAATTTACCTTATGTTCGATTTAGATAA